One window from the genome of Cryptomeria japonica chromosome 6, Sugi_1.0, whole genome shotgun sequence encodes:
- the LOC131039736 gene encoding 12-oxophytodienoate reductase 7-like: protein MGKGGSFHEARSASPQVPEDNNSHLLSPFQMGPLFKLSHRVVLAPVTRCRAINSIPQPSHVKFYSQRTTRGGLLITEANAVSPQAFGFPHSPGIFSEEQVKAWKKVVDAVHAKGGIIFCQLWHVGRASHTVYQPNGEAPISSTGKAISEEWSILMPGGSKAAYSSPRALSMSEIAAVVEEFRKAARNAMCAGFDGVEIHAAHGYLIDQFLKDGVNDRVDDYGGSLHKRCRFAMEVVEAVVGEIGAERTAIRVSPIIDHMGTTDSDPLALTSHLIGLLNSYPLAYLHLTEPRFTKEGLKDKGAEGEMTAAAMWKIVKEEYRGRVMRSGGYSRETAMEAVSSGSADMISFGRLFISNPDLPHRFAIEAKLTNYDRSTFYTHDQVVGYTDYPFCLHNSTSPNSESDQHVDYREEVYR from the exons ATGGGGAAAGGAGGAAGTTTCCACGAAGCCCGATCTGCTTCTCCTCAAGTGCCAGAAGATAACAATTCTCACCTTCTGTCACCCTTTCAGATGGGCCCTCTGTTCAAACTTTCCCACAG AGTTGTTTTGGCTCCTGTAACTCGGTGTCGCGCAATAAACAGCATTCCTCAACCCTCTCACGTGAAGTTCTATTCTCAGAGGACCACCAGAGGAGGCCTTCTCATCACAGAAGCTAACGCAGTCTCGCCCCAGGCATTTGG GTTTCCTCATTCCCCCGGTATTTTCAGTGAGGAGCAAGTGAAGGCGTGGAAAAAGGTTGTGGACGCTGTTCATGCAAAAGGCGGCATCATCTTCTGCCAGCTCTGGCACGTCGGCAGGGCATCACACACAG TTTATCAGCCCAATGGGGAAGCACCCATATCGTCGACAGGCAAggcaatatcagaggaatggagtATCTTGATGCCCGGCGGCTCCAAGGCCGCGTACTCCTCCCCACGTGCGCTTTCTATGTCTGAAATAGCTGCTGTGGTTGAAGAGTTTCGTAAGGCGGCGAGGAATGCCATGTGTGCAGGCTTTGACGGCGTGGAAATCCACGCAGCGCACGGTTACCTGATCGACCAGTTCCTCAAGGACGGCGTAAACGATAGAGTGGATGACTATGGTGGGTCACTTCACAAGAGATGCCGCTTTGCCATGGAGGTCGTGGAGGCGGTGGTGGGGGAGATTGGAGCTGAGCGCACCGCCATTAGAGTGTCGCCCATCATAGATCACATGGGCACTACTGATTCCGATCCCCTGGCTCTCACCTCTCACTTAATTGGCCTCCTCAATTCATATCCTCTTGCTTACCTCCACCTGACTGAGCCCCGGTTCACAAAAGAAGGCCTCAAAGACAAGGGGGCAGAGGGCGAAATGACGGCTGCGGCAATGTGGAAGATTGTGAAGGAGGAATACAGAGGAAGGGTTATGAGGAGCGGCGGATACAGCAGAGAGACAGCCATGGAAGCTGTGTCCAGTGGCAGTGCAGACATGATATCCTTTGGTAGGCTTTTCATTTCAAATCCCGATTTGCCCCACAGATTCGCTATTGAAGCCAAGCTCACCAATTATGACCGCTCTACTTTCTACACTCATGACCAGGTCGTGGGTTACACTGATTACCCCTTTTGCCTCCATAATTCCACTTCACCAAATTCAGAGTCTGATCAGCATGTTGACTATAGAGAAGAGGTTTATCGCTAG